A DNA window from Enoplosus armatus isolate fEnoArm2 chromosome 9, fEnoArm2.hap1, whole genome shotgun sequence contains the following coding sequences:
- the LOC139290047 gene encoding B-cell receptor CD22-like → MAVWDRKTPWGFMLMLAGVLGQSVDYPDPVCAVKGSTVTLPCTFTLLKSFIQGGRDVSLKTIRVRWCQNHLICQGSTPSVYDSRSETNSPRYKYLGDKKGNCTLQITDVQEEDQATLRFRMEANNKEGHFTGRSGVSVTVVDATQMRIKSSSGDREVREAETVTLYCTADCTVHQLEVTWSRDGHALLKSGPALRLGPLTAEHSGNYTCGLKTNVGTLSLPYSLQVEAEEEGPNSGPVDNLLAIRVALFTVHTVLIVIVVSIFIKSLQTLEEL, encoded by the exons ATGGCCGTTTGGGACAGAAAGACTCCCTGGGGCTTCATGTTGATGCTGGCTG gtgttctGGGTCAAAGTGTGGACTATCCAGATCCTGTTTGTGCTGTAAAAGGATCGACTGTCACCCTCCCCTGCACCTTCACACTCCTGAAGTCTTTCATTCAGGGTGGAAGAGACGTTTCCCTAAAGACCATCAGAGTCCGCTGGTGCCAGAACCATTTGATCTGTCAGGGCTCCACCCCGTCTGTGTACGACAGCAGGTCAGAAACCAACAGCCCCCGTTACAAATACCTGGGAGACAAGAAGGGAAACTGCACCTTACAGATCACAGATGTACAGGAGGAAGACCAGGCAACTCTTCGCTTCAGAATGGAAGCTAATAACAAGGAAGGACATTTTACTGGCCGATCTGGAGTGAGCGTCACAGTCGTTG ATGCGACTCAGATGAGGATAAAGAGCTCCAGTGGTgacagagaggtgagggagGCTGAAACCGTCACACTGTACTGCACTGCAGACTGCACTGTCCACCAACTGGAGGTCACCTGGTCCAGAGATGGCCACGCCCTCTTAAAGTCTGGCCCCGCCCTCCGGCTCGGCCCTCTGACTGCAGAGCATTCTGGGAACTACACCTGTGGTTTGAAGACCAACGTGGGCACGCTCTCGCTGCCGTACAGCCTGCAggtggaggctgaggaggaag GACCCAACAGTGGACCAGTTGACAACCTGCTGGCCATCCGTGTGGCTCTCTTCACTGTGCACACTGTGCTCATCGTCATagtggtatccatcttcatCAAAAG CCTCCAGACTCTCGAGGAGCTGTGA
- the cmtm6 gene encoding CKLF-like MARVEL transmembrane domain-containing protein 6, with amino-acid sequence MAMTVYSSTTTPNPKSSCFIVPSQNLCTVRCGIKVVEVLLSFVAFILEEVVNSCISCTALYFFEFVSCTAFLFTLLLLILLSTTLHTRVGITCWPMLDFVYTGFIALLFFIASVTFATDNSNTTMERSAVVFGFMATVAFISDFSWFLKSRGFPFKKDGKQESSNGGPTAVEAPPETAKLNTPANGAE; translated from the exons ATGGCCATGACCGTTTACTCCTCGACGACGACTCCGAACCCCAAATCCTCCTGCTTCATCGTTCCGTCTCAGAATCTGTGTACAGTCCGCTGTGGGATCAAAGTCGTTGAAGTG CTGCTGTCCTTCGTGGCCTTCATCCTGGAGGAGGTGGTCAACAGCTGCATCAGCTGCACCGCTCTCTACTTCTTCGAGTTCGTCAGCTGCACGGccttcctcttcaccctgctgctcctcatcctcctctccaccacccTGCACACCAGGGTCGGCATCACCTGCTGGCCCATGCTG GACTTTGTGTACACTGGCTTCATCGCTCTGTTGTTCTTCATCGCCTCTGTCACCTTTGCCACAGACAACAGCAACACGACTATGGAGAGAAGTGCTGTG gtgttCGGCTTCATGGCGACGGTGGCGTTTATCAGTGACTTCAGCTGGTTTCTGAAGAGCCGCGGGTTTCCCTTTAAGAAAGACGGGAAGCAGGAGTCCAGTAACGGCGGCCCGACGGCGGTGGAGGCTCCACCAGAGACGGCGAAACTCAACACGCCGGCCAACGGAGCAGaataa